From Nitratidesulfovibrio vulgaris str. Hildenborough, a single genomic window includes:
- the ettA gene encoding energy-dependent translational throttle protein EttA, translating to MSNEPDKIIYSMIRVTKRHGQREVLKDISLSYFYGAKIGVLGLNGSGKSSLLKILAGVDQNFDGKTVLAPGFTIGYLEQEPLVDETRTVREVVEEGVQDIVDLVKEFEEINARFADPMEPDEMDALIERQGKVQEQMDAKGAWDLDARLEMAMDALRCPAGDTPVSVISGGERRRVALCRLLLQNPDILLLDEPTNHLDAESVAWLERFLQGFPGTVIAVTHDRYFLDNVAGWILELDRGRGIPWKGNYSSWLEQKEKRLANEDKAEAERQKTLKRELEWIRMSPKGRHAKGKARINAYEAMLSHESEKRAPDLEIYIPPGPRLGKKVIEAQGVSKSMGDKMLIEGLECIIPAGAIVGIVGPNGAGKTTLFKIIAGLEQPDAGTLTVGDTVKLAYVDQNRESLTPGKTVYELISDGYDTVKLGTREVNARAYCSRFNFMGQDQQKKVDVLSGGERNRLHVARMLKEGANVILLDEPTNDLDVNTMRALEDGIENFAGVVLVISHDRWFLDRLATHILAFEGDSKVVFFEGNYSEYDADRKARLGKDADTPHRIKFRKLTR from the coding sequence ATGAGCAACGAACCGGACAAGATCATCTATTCCATGATTCGCGTGACCAAAAGACATGGTCAGCGCGAAGTCCTGAAGGACATCTCCCTTTCGTACTTCTATGGCGCGAAGATCGGCGTGCTGGGCCTCAACGGGTCGGGCAAGTCGTCGCTGCTGAAGATACTCGCCGGGGTCGACCAGAATTTCGACGGCAAGACCGTGCTCGCTCCGGGTTTCACCATCGGCTACCTCGAACAGGAACCGCTGGTGGACGAGACCCGTACCGTGCGCGAGGTGGTCGAAGAGGGCGTGCAGGATATCGTCGACCTCGTGAAGGAGTTCGAGGAGATCAACGCCCGTTTCGCCGACCCCATGGAACCCGACGAGATGGATGCACTCATCGAGCGTCAGGGCAAGGTGCAGGAGCAGATGGACGCCAAGGGCGCATGGGACCTCGACGCCCGTCTCGAGATGGCGATGGACGCCCTGCGCTGCCCGGCCGGCGATACGCCCGTTTCGGTCATCTCCGGTGGTGAACGCCGTCGCGTGGCCCTGTGCCGCCTGCTGCTCCAGAATCCTGACATCCTGCTGCTCGACGAACCCACCAACCACCTCGACGCCGAGTCGGTGGCGTGGCTTGAGCGGTTCCTGCAAGGCTTCCCCGGTACCGTCATCGCCGTCACCCACGACCGTTACTTCCTCGACAACGTGGCGGGCTGGATTCTCGAACTCGACCGTGGTCGCGGCATCCCGTGGAAGGGCAACTACTCGTCGTGGCTTGAGCAGAAAGAGAAGCGTCTCGCCAACGAAGACAAGGCCGAAGCTGAACGCCAGAAGACCCTCAAGCGCGAACTCGAGTGGATACGCATGTCCCCCAAGGGGCGTCATGCCAAGGGCAAGGCACGCATCAACGCCTACGAGGCCATGCTCAGCCACGAGAGTGAGAAGCGCGCACCCGACCTTGAAATCTACATCCCGCCGGGACCGCGGCTTGGCAAGAAGGTCATCGAGGCACAGGGCGTGAGCAAGTCGATGGGTGACAAGATGCTCATCGAAGGGCTCGAATGCATCATCCCCGCCGGTGCCATCGTCGGTATCGTCGGCCCCAACGGCGCGGGCAAGACCACGCTGTTCAAGATTATAGCAGGGCTGGAACAGCCCGATGCCGGGACGTTGACCGTGGGTGATACGGTGAAACTGGCCTATGTCGACCAGAATCGCGAATCGCTCACCCCCGGCAAGACCGTGTACGAACTCATCAGCGACGGGTACGACACGGTGAAGCTCGGTACCCGCGAGGTGAACGCCCGTGCCTACTGCTCGCGCTTCAACTTCATGGGGCAGGACCAGCAGAAGAAGGTCGACGTGCTCTCCGGTGGTGAACGCAACCGCCTGCACGTGGCCCGTATGCTGAAGGAAGGGGCCAACGTCATCCTGCTTGACGAACCCACCAACGACCTCGACGTGAACACCATGCGTGCCCTTGAAGACGGCATCGAGAACTTCGCAGGTGTCGTGCTGGTCATCAGCCACGACCGCTGGTTCCTCGACCGTCTCGCCACGCATATACTGGCTTTCGAGGGAGACTCGAAGGTGGTGTTCTTCGAGGGCAACTACTCCGAGTACGACGCCGACCGCAAGGCACGCCTCGGCAAGGACGCCGACACGCCGCACCGTATCAAGTTCCGCAAGCTGACGCGGTAA
- a CDS encoding sensor histidine kinase codes for MSSDSQTPWHSRLVARLAIIHALFFCVSALAFSLAVYGYMQRTLEGRDMDIAREALRQFTAVKEATDEERYDAALEIINLIGSRRLIVRLVTPQSDEMLPSPEDWTEFLSVMDATPADMVGRNLIVEGVVSGVELRLVTGRLDDGTIVQVGHRDFTSRTTLTMLGRAAALCFLPGIVLALLAGAAATRTSLLGVSRVREAALRIYRGDLTARVQRTGNGDEVDLLAATFNLMLSRIDSLIENMRRMLDNVAHDLRTPLTRLRTQAEMTLLKGASVEECRDLLARQLSEYDRLVQMVGMVLDLSEAESGTMQLRRTSFPMRDLLEEVEEFFAPLAEGEGIALSVACPKSLQMEADRERLRLVLLNMLDNAFRFTPGGSVRVEGAATVGGVVIAVSDTGVGIAPEHLARVFDKLFRVGRGDRPSGHGLGLSLCKAIVEQHGGSIDVASTPGEGTVFSIFLPQH; via the coding sequence ATGTCTTCGGACTCGCAGACGCCGTGGCATAGCCGTCTCGTTGCGCGGCTGGCCATCATCCACGCACTGTTCTTCTGCGTGTCTGCACTGGCCTTCAGTCTGGCGGTGTACGGCTACATGCAGCGTACCCTTGAAGGGCGCGACATGGACATCGCCCGTGAGGCGTTGCGGCAGTTCACGGCCGTGAAGGAGGCCACGGACGAGGAACGCTACGATGCCGCACTCGAAATCATCAATCTCATTGGGTCGCGGCGCCTTATCGTACGCCTTGTCACACCGCAATCCGACGAGATGCTCCCCTCGCCCGAAGACTGGACGGAGTTCCTCTCCGTCATGGACGCCACCCCGGCCGATATGGTGGGACGCAACCTCATCGTCGAAGGGGTGGTGAGCGGGGTCGAATTGCGCCTTGTGACGGGGCGCCTCGATGATGGCACCATCGTGCAGGTGGGCCATCGCGACTTCACCAGTCGCACGACGCTGACCATGCTCGGGCGAGCTGCCGCCCTGTGCTTCCTCCCCGGCATCGTGCTCGCGCTGCTTGCGGGGGCAGCCGCCACGCGCACGTCGCTTCTCGGTGTGTCGCGCGTGCGCGAGGCTGCGTTACGCATCTACAGGGGTGACCTTACGGCGCGGGTCCAACGCACCGGCAACGGGGACGAGGTCGACCTGTTGGCAGCCACGTTCAATCTGATGCTCTCTCGCATCGATTCGCTCATCGAGAACATGCGAAGGATGCTCGACAATGTGGCCCACGATTTGCGCACGCCGTTGACGCGGTTGCGCACACAGGCGGAGATGACCCTGCTGAAGGGCGCATCCGTCGAGGAATGCCGCGACCTTCTCGCCCGGCAACTCTCGGAATACGACAGGCTGGTACAGATGGTGGGCATGGTGCTCGACCTGTCTGAAGCCGAATCGGGTACCATGCAGCTTCGGCGTACCAGCTTCCCCATGCGCGACCTGCTGGAGGAGGTGGAGGAGTTCTTCGCACCACTGGCCGAGGGCGAGGGAATAGCCCTTTCGGTGGCATGCCCCAAGTCGCTTCAGATGGAGGCGGACAGGGAACGGCTGCGTCTTGTGCTGCTCAACATGCTGGACAACGCCTTCAGGTTCACACCCGGTGGTTCGGTGCGGGTCGAGGGCGCGGCGACGGTGGGTGGGGTGGTCATCGCCGTGTCCGACACGGGCGTAGGCATCGCCCCGGAGCATCTTGCCCGCGTGTTCGACAAGCTCTTCCGCGTCGGTCGCGGTGACAGGCCATCCGGTCATGGACTGGGCCTTTCGCTGTGCAAGGCCATCGTCGAGCAGCATGGAGGCAGCATCGATGTGGCGAGCACACCCGGTGAAGGGACGGTGTTCAGCATCTTCCTGCCACAGCACTAG
- a CDS encoding response regulator transcription factor, with the protein MNILIVEDDATIAATTAQALVDAGNEAMVASTLDEAREKAGSGAWDAIVLDLMLPDGDGADLLHELRERGDTVPVLVLSARQSVEDRVRHLESGSDDYLTKPFAISELLARLAALRRRSAGRPMSLTHSGLMLDLVHRKAYRDGCEMDLKGREFALLLLLMENAGTVVTRNMIVKRVWGYDFMPGSNIIDVQICQLREKTERNGAPRVIHTMRGVGYVFGLADAVA; encoded by the coding sequence ATGAACATACTCATCGTCGAAGACGACGCCACCATAGCCGCGACGACGGCGCAGGCGCTTGTGGACGCGGGAAACGAGGCGATGGTGGCCTCCACGCTGGATGAAGCCAGAGAGAAGGCGGGCAGCGGGGCGTGGGACGCCATCGTTCTCGACCTCATGCTGCCGGATGGTGATGGTGCCGACCTGCTGCACGAATTGCGTGAGCGGGGCGACACCGTGCCTGTTCTGGTGCTCAGCGCCCGTCAATCCGTAGAGGACAGGGTGCGGCATCTCGAAAGCGGCAGTGACGACTATCTCACCAAGCCCTTCGCCATCTCCGAGTTGCTGGCGCGGCTTGCGGCGTTGCGCCGTCGCAGTGCGGGCAGGCCCATGTCGCTCACCCATTCGGGGCTCATGCTCGACCTCGTGCACCGCAAGGCCTATCGCGACGGGTGCGAGATGGACCTCAAGGGGCGAGAGTTCGCGCTGCTGCTGTTGCTCATGGAGAACGCGGGCACGGTGGTCACCCGTAACATGATCGTGAAGCGGGTGTGGGGCTATGACTTCATGCCCGGTTCCAACATCATCGACGTGCAGATATGCCAGCTTCGCGAGAAGACGGAGCGCAACGGCGCCCCGAGGGTCATTCATACCATGCGCGGCGTGGGTTATGTCTTCGGACTCGCAGACGCCGTGGCATAG